From Corvus moneduloides isolate bCorMon1 chromosome 2, bCorMon1.pri, whole genome shotgun sequence, one genomic window encodes:
- the TRIM13 gene encoding E3 ubiquitin-protein ligase TRIM13 isoform X2, which yields MMELLEEDLTCPICCSLFDDPRVLPCSHNFCRKCLEGILEGNVRNVLWRPSPFKCPTCRKETPVTGVNSLQVNYSLKGIVEKYNKIKVTPKMPVCKVHSGQPLNIFCRTDMQLICGVCATRGDHTKHVFCSIEEAYSQEKRAFETLFQGFETWRCGDALSRLDTLETSKRKALQMLTKDSDKVKEFFEKLQHTLEQKRNEILSDFETMKLAVMQAYDPEINKLNTILQEQRMAFNIAEAFKDVSEPIIFLQQMQEFREKIKVLKETPLPCSTVDISPTMKSFDTSQWNGIKLVDVDKLSLPQENNTFKFKIPSVFSRRFIVNSLIFLLILAVTRISFVESVIDNLQCWKSQFLTISLSYLADTVEIADHAVFYWEQMTDGASLLREKCKNYTLVVLDNVAQFVCKYKLL from the coding sequence ATGATGGAGCTCCTAGAGGAAGATCTCACCTGTCCCATTTGCTGTAGCCTGTTTGATGATCCTCGTGTCCTGCCCTGTTCACACAATTTCTGCAGAAAGTGTCTGGAAGGAATTCTTGAGGGAAATGTGCGGAATGTGCTTTGGAGGCCATCCCCTTTCAAGTGCCCCACATGCAGGAAGGAGACTCCTGTTACTGGAGTCAACAGCTTGCAGGTCAACTATTCCCTGAAAGGTATTGTGGAGAAGTACAACAAAATCAAAGTAACTCCAAAAATGCCTGTGTGCAAAGTGCACAGTGGGCAACCCCTTAACATTTTTTGCCGGACAGACATGCAGCTGATCTGTGGGGTTTGTGCCACCCGTGGTGACCACACAAAGCATGTTTTCTGTTCCATTGAAGAAGCTTATTCCCAGGAGAAGCGGGCTTTTGAAACCTTGTTTCAGGGCTTTGAAACTTGGCGTTGTGGAGATGCCCTCTCACGGCTGGATACCTTAGAGACCAGTAAGAGGAAAGCTCTGCAGATGCTGACGAAAGATTCTGACAAAGTGAAGGAGTTCTTTGAGAAGCTGCAGCACACGCTGGAGCAGAAGCGAAATGAGATTCTCTCTGACTTTGAGACCATGAAGCTTGCAGTGATGCAGGCCTACGATCCAGAAATCAATAAACTGAACACGATTCTGCAGGAGCAGCGGATGGCTTTTAACATAGCAGAGGCCTTCAAAGATGTGTCCGAACCCATTATATTTCTGCAGCAGATGCAGGAGTTCAGGGAAAAAATCAAGGTGCTCAAAGAAACCCCTTTACCTTGTTCCACTGTGGACATCAGTCCCACAATGAAGAGCTTTGATACCAGCCAGTGGAATGGAATAAAACTAGTTGACGTGGACAAACTTTCCTTGCCTCAGGAAAACAACACTTTCAAATTCAAGATTCCCTCAGTCTTTTCACGCAGATTTATAGTGAACTCTCTTATTTTCTTGCTCATTCTTGCTGTTACCAGAATATCCTTTGTGGAGTCAGTCATTGACAATCTCCAGTGCTGGAAATCTCAGTTCCTTACAATTAGCTTGTCCTATTTGGCAGATACCGTGGAGATAGCAGATCATGCAGTCTTTTACTGGGAACAGATGACAGATGGAGCCTCACTTCTAAGAGAAAAGTGTAAAAACTATACATTGGTTGTACTGGATAATGTCGCACAGTTTGTGTGTAAATATAAACTGTTGTGA
- the KCNRG gene encoding potassium channel regulatory protein yields the protein MSSREVVVLSVGGVRFVTRAFTLQQFPESRLARMLNDDDREFKLVNGEFFVDRDGALFSYIMDFLRTLQVSLPTDFSDYQRLQREAEFYGLYPLANLLSQEHLLKPRREILEVRFSPQKMQAFFRIFGSCSTTIEALAEQITVFTGQQSGQGWNSPFPSQKPLVPLPLERPSHHDMVFLCGTEYSASDQFVARYVSIKPDNRKLINGTNVLGLLLDTLLKDGFRLISTRTVVSEEKVECYTFERMKRATGLTITVNQTPGSSGVAQARRSQVQKGK from the exons ATGAGTAGTCGAGAGGTGGTCGTTCTGAGTGTGGGAGGTGTGAGATTTGTAACCCGGGCTTTTACCTTGCAGCAGTTCCCGGAGTCCAGGCTGGCACGGATGTTGAATGACGATGACCGGGAATTTAAACTGGTGAATGGAGAGTTTTTTGTGGACAGAGATGGAGCTTTGTTTAGTTACATCATGGACTTCTTGAGGACTCTCCAGGTCTCCTTACCAACTGATTTCTCAGACTAtcagaggctgcagagagaagcagaattCTATGGACTCTACCCCCTGGCCAACCTCCTGAGCCAAGAACATTTGCTGAAGCCGAGGCGGGAGATCTTGGAAGTGcgtttttctccccaaaaaatGCAGGCCTTTTTCCGGATCTTTGGTTCCTGCAGTACCACCATTGAGGCACTAGCTGAGCAGATCACTGTGTTTACAGGGCAGCAGTCAGGACAGGGCTGGAACAgcccttttccttctcagaaaCCACTTGTTCCGCTGCCTTTGGAAAGACCTTCTCATCATGACATGGTTTTTCTGTGTGGTACTGAGTATTCTGCTAGTGACCAGTTTGTGGCCAG gTATGTTTCCATAAAGCCTGATAATAGAAAGCTGATTAATGGTACTAATGTCCTAGGCCTGCTGCTTGACACTTTACTCAAAGATGGATTTCGCCTCATAAGCACCAGGACAGTCGTCAGTGAAGAGAAGGTTGAATGCTACACTTTTGAGAGGATGAAGAGGGCAACAGGCCTTACCATCACAGTGAACCAAACCCCAGGAAGCTCTGGGGTAGCACAGGCAAGGAGAAGCCAAGtgcagaaagggaaataa
- the TRIM13 gene encoding E3 ubiquitin-protein ligase TRIM13 isoform X1 produces the protein MDMMELLEEDLTCPICCSLFDDPRVLPCSHNFCRKCLEGILEGNVRNVLWRPSPFKCPTCRKETPVTGVNSLQVNYSLKGIVEKYNKIKVTPKMPVCKVHSGQPLNIFCRTDMQLICGVCATRGDHTKHVFCSIEEAYSQEKRAFETLFQGFETWRCGDALSRLDTLETSKRKALQMLTKDSDKVKEFFEKLQHTLEQKRNEILSDFETMKLAVMQAYDPEINKLNTILQEQRMAFNIAEAFKDVSEPIIFLQQMQEFREKIKVLKETPLPCSTVDISPTMKSFDTSQWNGIKLVDVDKLSLPQENNTFKFKIPSVFSRRFIVNSLIFLLILAVTRISFVESVIDNLQCWKSQFLTISLSYLADTVEIADHAVFYWEQMTDGASLLREKCKNYTLVVLDNVAQFVCKYKLL, from the coding sequence gATATGATGGAGCTCCTAGAGGAAGATCTCACCTGTCCCATTTGCTGTAGCCTGTTTGATGATCCTCGTGTCCTGCCCTGTTCACACAATTTCTGCAGAAAGTGTCTGGAAGGAATTCTTGAGGGAAATGTGCGGAATGTGCTTTGGAGGCCATCCCCTTTCAAGTGCCCCACATGCAGGAAGGAGACTCCTGTTACTGGAGTCAACAGCTTGCAGGTCAACTATTCCCTGAAAGGTATTGTGGAGAAGTACAACAAAATCAAAGTAACTCCAAAAATGCCTGTGTGCAAAGTGCACAGTGGGCAACCCCTTAACATTTTTTGCCGGACAGACATGCAGCTGATCTGTGGGGTTTGTGCCACCCGTGGTGACCACACAAAGCATGTTTTCTGTTCCATTGAAGAAGCTTATTCCCAGGAGAAGCGGGCTTTTGAAACCTTGTTTCAGGGCTTTGAAACTTGGCGTTGTGGAGATGCCCTCTCACGGCTGGATACCTTAGAGACCAGTAAGAGGAAAGCTCTGCAGATGCTGACGAAAGATTCTGACAAAGTGAAGGAGTTCTTTGAGAAGCTGCAGCACACGCTGGAGCAGAAGCGAAATGAGATTCTCTCTGACTTTGAGACCATGAAGCTTGCAGTGATGCAGGCCTACGATCCAGAAATCAATAAACTGAACACGATTCTGCAGGAGCAGCGGATGGCTTTTAACATAGCAGAGGCCTTCAAAGATGTGTCCGAACCCATTATATTTCTGCAGCAGATGCAGGAGTTCAGGGAAAAAATCAAGGTGCTCAAAGAAACCCCTTTACCTTGTTCCACTGTGGACATCAGTCCCACAATGAAGAGCTTTGATACCAGCCAGTGGAATGGAATAAAACTAGTTGACGTGGACAAACTTTCCTTGCCTCAGGAAAACAACACTTTCAAATTCAAGATTCCCTCAGTCTTTTCACGCAGATTTATAGTGAACTCTCTTATTTTCTTGCTCATTCTTGCTGTTACCAGAATATCCTTTGTGGAGTCAGTCATTGACAATCTCCAGTGCTGGAAATCTCAGTTCCTTACAATTAGCTTGTCCTATTTGGCAGATACCGTGGAGATAGCAGATCATGCAGTCTTTTACTGGGAACAGATGACAGATGGAGCCTCACTTCTAAGAGAAAAGTGTAAAAACTATACATTGGTTGTACTGGATAATGTCGCACAGTTTGTGTGTAAATATAAACTGTTGTGA